From the genome of Myxococcales bacterium:
CAAGGTGGACCTTGACAGCCTTCACGAGCGGAAAGACGCGCCTGTCCTCGGGCTGACCCATCGCTATCCCGACAGAGCCCTTTTCCTGCCCCTCGACATGTGCCCCGTTTACTGTCGTTTCTGCACCCGCAGCTACGCCGTGGGGCGCGACACCGAGGAGGTCACCAAGTTCCAGCTGAGGGCCAACCCGGAGCGATGGGGCCAGGCTTTCGCCTACATCGCCTCCCGCCCCGAGGTGGAGGACGTGGTGATTTCGGGAGGCGATTCCTATCAGCTGCGGCCCGACCAGCTCGAGCACATCGGAAACAGCCTCCTGGCCATCCCCCACGTGCGGCGGATGCGCTTTGCCACGAAGGGGCCTGCCGTCATGCCCCAGAAGATCCTGACGGACGAGGACTGGACGGATGCGCTGACACGGGTGGTCGAACGCGGCCGCCGGCAGCACAAAGACGTGGTGCTGCACACGCACTTCAACCACCCGAACGAGATCACGGAGCTCACGCGCGCCGCGATGAACCGGCTCTTCGAGCGGGGGATCTACGTGCGCAACCAGACGGTCCTTCAGCGGCGGGTCAACGACACTCCGCAGATCATGACCCTGCTCGTGAAGCGGCTGTCTTACGTCAACGTTCACCCCTATTACGCGTATCAACACGACATGGTGAGAGGCGTGGAGGACCTGCGGACCCCGCTTTGGGTGACGCTGGACCTCGAAAAGCGGGTGCGCGGAGCGACCACGGGCTTCAATACCCCAATTTTCGTCGTGGACGCGCCGGGCGGTGGCGGCAAGCGCGACGCCCATTCGTTCGAGCATTACGACAGGACCACGGGGATCTCGGTGTTCACGAGTCCCGCCGTGAAGCCCGACGAGACGTTCTACTACTTCGACCCGCTCGACACCTTGCCCGAGGAGGGGCAACGGCGTTGGGCCGATCCTTTGCAGCACCAGGCGATGATCGAAGAAGCCGCGGCGGCGGCGTCTCGGTAGCGGAGGTTTGGCGCCACCAGGTGCTAATGTTGTCCGATGTCCGGAGGATGTACGAACTGCGGCCGCAAGGGGGGCTGCGACTCGCGAAAGCACGAGATGATGGCGGAGGTGCAGAAGGCCCTCCAGCAGCTTTATCCCACGGGACGCTGGGACCAGCGTGACCACGGTGCCGGGCCCTTGGCGGGTGGGGGGCCTGCGGCGCAGTTTGGACCTGCCCTGGCCGAGGCACTGTCTCAGCGGCTCAAGGCGTTCGCCTTGTTCTGCCCCGGAGAGCCCGAGGACTTCAGCGACTACGTTTACGTTTTATGCCTGGGGCGGAAGCCCTGTCTCCTCGAGGCCCGCGAGGGTCTGACCTCGGCCGAGAGCGTGATTGGTGAAAACGTGGGCGCGCGCGTGCAGGAGCTCTACCTCCGGGTGTCGCTGTCGACCCTGGCGCCCTTCGCAGCCGTGCAGGAGCTGCGCATGGAATTGGTCGCGCCCCGGCCGGGCGAACGCGACTGGCTGCTGCAGCAGCAGTCGCGGGCGGGCGTATTCGACCCTGTGTTGCTGCCTCGCTATCAGAAGCTCGTGGCGGTGCTTACCGAACACGGCGTACGAAACGTGGATTTCGGCGAGATCGACGAGGCTCCCGAAGGCTTCGACGGAGACGCCCATTTCGAGCGCTTCGGGGTGCCCGCCACCACGGCCAACTACCTTTTCTTCGCAGGTCCGACGGAAGGGCTCGGCGCCGAGGTCATTCACGCGACCGATGTCTCTCTCGTCCGACACCTACCCGAAACCTAAATCGAGAGGCGCGGCCAGGCTGGGAGGATTTGTGAGATGCGCTATAGACGTTCCTTGGCGATTGGATATCCTCGGTTAGCCCGAAGATTGCTTTGATTTTGGAGGAATGCGCGTGTCTCAAAAAGCCCAGTTGGTCCTTGATGGCAAGACGGTTGACCTGCCTGTCGTGGTGGGAAGCGAGCAAGAGCACGGCCTCGACATCCGGAAACTGCGGGCCGAAACGGGCTTCATCACGCTGGACCCGGGGTTCGTCAACACGGGCTCCACGACGAGCGCCATCACCTACATCGACGGTGACACAGGGATCTTGCGCTACCGGGGCATTCCGCTTGAAGAGCTGGCGGCAAAGAGCACCTTCGTCGAGGTCTCTTACCTGCTGATCTACGGGAAGCTTCCTACAAAGACCGAACTCGAGAACTTTCGCGCGCTCATCAAGCGGCACTCGATGCTTCACGAAGACATGAAGCACTTCTTCGACGGCTATCCCTCGACGGCGCATCCGATGGCGATTCTGTCTGCCATGGTGTGCTCCCTGTCGGCGTACTACCCCGACTCCCAGGACGTCCAAAATCAGGACGCCAACGACATCCACATCGCCCGCTTGCTCTCGAAGGTGCGCACCATCGTCGCATACTCGTACAAGAAGTCGATCGGGCAGCCGTTCATGCACCCGAAGACCTCTCACAGCTACGTGGCGAACTTCCTGCAAATGATGTTCGCGGTTCCCACGGAGCCCTACGAAGTGGACGAGGAGGTCGTGCGCATGCTGGACGTGCTTCTGATGCTCCACGCCGACCACGAGCAGAACTGCAGCACCTCCACCGTGCGGATGGTAGGCAGCTCTCACGCCTCCGTCTACGCCGCCATCTCTGCCGGCATCTGTGCGTTGTGGGGGCCGCTTCACGGCGGCGCCAACCAGGAGGTGCTCGAAATGCTCGAGGCCATCGAGAAGGACGGGGGAGACCACAAAAAGTTCATCGAGCTGGCGAAGAACAAAGACTCCGGCTTCCGCCTCATGGGCTTTGGCCACCGCGTGTACAAAAACTACGACCCGCGGGCCCGCATCATTCGTGAACAGGCCGAGAAGGTCTTGGCGCGCCTCGGAAAGAGCGATCCCCTGCTCGACATTGCCCGGCGTCTGGAAGAGGACACCCTCAAGGACTCCTATTTCGTGGACCGCAAGCTGTTCCCGAACGTGGACTTTTACAGCGGCATCATCTACCGCGCCCTCGGCATTCCCACGAACATGTTCACGGTCATGTTCGCTCTGGGGCGCATGCCGGGCTGGTTGGCGCACTGGCGCGAGATGCTGGCGGATCCGCAGACCCGCATTGGACGCCCACGTCAGATCTACACGGGCAACACGCTCACCCACTACGTGCCCGTGGAACAGCGATCCTGAGGGGCCTCGAAGCGACGCGCACGTGGTCTGAGCACCATGGCGCGTCGCGCGTTTTGGGGCGACTCACCTGGCGGGGGGGGCCGAGGGCGGGATACGATCACAGCATGGAGCCGCTTCGGTGGATGCTGCGACCCGCCGGCGGGGGAATCTATACGGTCTCCACGGGGCGGGCACGGCAAGCCGAGTTGCAGCAAAGGCTCTACGGTGTCGCAACGCCCGGAGAGGTCGAAGCGGCCTGGATAAATGATCTGTCGACCTTGTCGAGCGCGCGCGGCGCGGTGCTTGGGATCCCGTCTGACGTGGGGGCGGGGTTAGTCAGGGGCGCCGCCTATGGTCCCGAAGAGCTCCGCCGCGCCTGGCTCGCCCTGGACGCCCGGGGTCCTCGAGGCGTTCCTGGACTCCGGGACGTGGGCGACGTGCGGGTCGTGCCGCAACTGCTCCACGATGAGATGCTCGCGCCGGTTCAGGTTCAGGCCACGAGACACGCCCTTTACCCACGGGACGAGGTGCCAGCCGCTACGGCAAGCCAGCTGCCCGTGTCGCCCCTTTCGATCGCCGAGCGGGTCATCGACGAGCTTCTGACGTGCAACCCACGCCTCAAGTTGCTGGTGCTGGGCGGGGACCACTCCGTAGCATGGCCGGTGGTGGCGGCCCTGAGCCGACACGTGAAGGAGCCCTGGGGGATCGTGCACTTCGACGCCCATACCGATCTTCTCCCCTCCAGGCTGGGCATCCGGCATTGCTTCGCCACCTGGGCATTCCACGCCCTGGCGCTGCTGGGTGATCCGGCCCGCATGCTCCAGATCGGCATCAGGGCATCCGGGCGCGAGCGGGGGCATTGGGAGTCGCAGCTGGGTGTTCGGCAGCTTTGGGCCGAGGAGGTGAGGGCGCGCCCGATTCCGGACACGGTTTCGCAGGTGGTCGACCACCTCGCGCGGACGGGCATAGAGAAGGTTTACATTTCGAACGACATCGACGGGACCGATGCCCTGGTGGCCCCGGCCACGGGAACCCCAGAGCCGGCGGGGCTCGCGCCCGAGTTGGTCGAGGCCGTCATCGCCGCGATCGGGGCCCGATTCGACATCCTGGGCGCGGATCTGGTGGAGGTGGCTCCGCCGGTGGGGGACCCCGACGGTGCAGCGCGCACCTGCGCGCTTGGCGCGCGATACCTGGTGGCGTCCGCCGCCGCAATGCTGTAGAGACCGGCGAATGATCCACGACGAAGCTTCCGACGGAACGGGTGGGCCCATGGATGAGCGCTTGGGGCAGGCTTGGGCTCTGCTCGAGGCCGGCGACGCCGAGGGCGCGCGTGCGCTGGTGAAGACCTTCGTCGCCGAGGAGGGCAGCGAGGCTGACGTGCTCCTCCTTCTGGCCGCCTGTGCGCGCGAGGAGGGCAACGACGATGAGGCGCTCGAGGTGCTGGGGCGGGCCTCCGCTCGGGATCCCGAGTGGGCCACCCCGCATCTTTGGATGGCCGAGCTGCTCTTGTTGCAAGGCCGCGGCGTCGAAGCCCTCAAGCACGCCCGCAAAGCCGTTGACCTCGCTGAGGATGAAGACGAGTTTCTTTCGGCCGTCGTGTTCCGCGCGAGCCTCGAATTGGAAAGCGACAATCCGGCTGCAGCGAAGGCGGCTCTGGACGAACTGCCGCCGCCCGAGGTGTTGGCCGGAACGCCCGAGGTTGCCATCGATGCAGCCGAACTCCACCTGTCTTTGGGTCAACCGGCGCGTGCGCGGGCCCTCGTGCAGTCTCTCATCGATGCCAACGAGGACGAAGAGACCTTGGCCGATGCGTGGCATACCATGGGGCTCGTGGAAGAGGCCAGCGGAGACGAGACGGCCAAGCGCCGCGCTTGGGTGCGGACCCACGAGCTGGACGAGCGCTTGTCAGCGGAGAACGAGACGTTCGCCGCCGACGCCGAGGAGGTCCAGGCCATCGCGGCGAGTGCATTCGAAGAGCTGCCTGCGAAGGCTCGCAAGCTTCTGCAGAATGTTCCCATTCTGATCGACGACCGACCCGGCCGAGACGAAGTGGCCGAGGGACTCGATCCGCGTCTTCTGGGGTTGTTTCGGGGCTTGCCCATGCCCGAGGAAGAGACGATGGGCCCTGGGCCCGGGCTGAGGCAGATTGTGCTGTACCGACACAACCTGCAAAGAGTGGCGCCTGACGACATGTCGCTCGCCGAAGAAATTCGGGTGACGCTTCTTCACGAGACGGGTCACTTCTTCGGCCTCGACGAGGACGAGCTCGAAGCCCTCGGCCTCGACTAACAGTGCAGTAAAGAAAAGCCCCCGCGGGTAATTTCCCTGCGGGGGCCCTCGCGACCTCCTCGAAGCCCGAGAAGGCTAGAGCGCGAAGAGGTCGGGCCGGGCGGCGGCCTTGTCGACGGCCTCCACCAGTTCTTTCTGCACCTGCTCCAGGCGCTTGATCGTGCGTTGAATCGCCAGGTAACGCAGCTTGTACGCCTCCATCCGCACCTGCTCGGGTGAGCCCGACATTGCGGCATCGAAGAGGGGCGTTGGTTTGATGGGGACCACCGTGTTGCCCTCGGGCGTGGGGGCGATCTTGCGAGTTGTCCAGCTGGCCCCGGTGGAGGCGCGAATTTGGAAGGCCTCGATGTCCTTGCCCGGACAGTCGGAACCGCCATCTTTGCACACGGGAGAGCCCACCTCCACGAGGTTGGCGATCGCAAGCACACCTGCCCGGTCGAACACCACGCCGTAGTTGGCAGAACCACCTTCAGCGGCCTTTTCGGCGGCTTTTTTCTCGAAGGCCTCAAGCGACTCCTTGTCGGCCTGTGTGCGGCGTACGTGCTCGTCGACCTCACCGTAGAGGGCAATGGTGTCGTAGTAGTACGACATCAGGTTGTCGACCACGAGGTCAGGAAGGCGGTAGTAGTCCACCTTGAAGATACGGGTGGTGCTGGGTTTGTTCTTGAGGTCGAGCTTGGACAGATCTTCCACCACCTTGGGGTCGTAGCCAAGAGGGTCGTTCTTGAGGCGCTGCTGGCTCAACGCGACGGCGTCGCGGATGGCGGTGACGTTCTTCTGGATGCCGTCCAGCTCGACTTTCACGACCTTCGCCGCCTGGTTGGCGTTGTTGTACGCCCGGCGCGCCACGGAAGCGGCACCAAGCCCGTACCCCGCGGCCACACCCACGGTCACGAGCACCAGGGCAATGATGATACCGGTGCGCCCTCCGCGCTCTCGCACGTTCTCGACCGGCACGCCGTCGTCGACGGGCCGTAGGTCGAAGAGCTGCGGTTGGCCCGGCGCAGGACGGAACGAAGCATAGGGGTCGGGCGGCATCGCCTGCGGAGCCATCGCAGCCCCGGGCGCGACGGGAACCCCACTGGGTGAGCCGCGAAGCCCCCCGTTGCCCGGCGAGCTTGGGGCCGGAGCGCGCACCTGAGGCTGACCGAGAGCCTGGGGCATTTGTGCCGCCACGGGCGCCGGGAGGGGCTGCTGGAGGCTCGGAGCACCCGCAGCGCCAGGCGCGCCCCCCGCCGATGCCCGCCGGTGCGGCTCCCGGCTTGAGCAGGCCAAGTCGCGCTTTCAGATCGGCAATCTCTCTTGCCGGTTTCTTCGGCTGGTCCAACAGACGTCCTCCCGAAATGATTGAGTCGAGGGCGCGAACGAAGCGGCCCGTGCTGACACTGAAGCAGCGAATATCATCGCGGGGGCGGCAGCAGTGTCAAGGGAATAACTTCCCCGGACATAACGCGAAGTTGTGCACCGGGCGATCAGCAAACGAGGGAAGGCCCGCGGTCTCACACCGCCTTCTGTGCTCAATTGCTGGCGAGAAAGCTGGCGAGCCGTTCCTGCGACGAAGACGGGACGTGGGTGAAGCGAACGGCTACCTCGCCCTCGCCTTCTCGGATGACCTCTCCCGAAGCCGTAAGGACGTCCTCGCTCCCCGGCAGTTGGAACTGGAGGCCGATGTACTGTGTGTCGATGTGAGGACCAAGGAGGGTCTGGAGGCGCATGCCCGTCATGCTCACATCGCGGGCGACGCACAAGTAAGGGTGTCCTCCCAGAAAGCGGTTCATGAAAAGGTCCACGGGGGCGCGGGTGTCCCGGCGACGATCCGAGGCTTGGGTGTCGGTGGAAGTCATGCACGTTCTCCTGAAGGGGGGGGTGATCGCCGGTTGAAGGTGGCCAGGACGATCGTTAGTCACAGGTACGACATGTAATACCATGTCGGATTCTGTCGCAAGTTTTACTCTGCGAACTCGTGCTGCCCCCCCTAGCGGTGACCTTCCTCCCACGGGACTGTTGGACGGAACCGGTCAAGTTCGGAAGACCACCGGTCGAAGAGCACCCCGCGGGCGGGCCGAGGCTCGCTTGCGTGTCGTCGCCCGACGCCATTCGCGGACATCCCTCATGCCGTGACCATGAACGCGGGCTCCGAAAACAAAACCTCCTGCACACTTGACTCGCTGCGCACATCCAACTGATAATCAAGAGAAGAAGTTTCTGACCCGTAAGAGGCGGGCCTTGGCTCGACCGGAAGACTCATCTGGAATCAGCTTCCGAAATCGAACCCGTCCCCGGGGCCTTCAGCCTCGAACTCTGTATCGTTCTCTCCCTAGCTTCGTCGTTTGATCGTTTGCGCATCCACCAGAAGGAGCGATTGGTATGTACCGTTTCCAGATAGGGCTCATTGCCGCCGGGGTGTTGTTGGCTTCGACCGTGGCCGTGTTTTTGGGCGTGACCTCGAATTTGGACGCCGCAGCCGAGGCCCAGGCCAAGGCCAAGGCCACCCGATCCGCCGTCGTGTTCCAACAGTTGAGCCGCCTCGAGGGCCTGGACTTCGCAAACGCGGCCGGAAAGTTCGCTGCCCGCGAGGCGATGCCGAAAGTGTTCCTCGAGTCGGACGAGACCGAGCGACGGAAAGCCGCGTTCACCCAGGCCGAGACGGTCCAAAAGTTGTTGGAGGCGGACGCTCGTCGCGCTGCAATCGTGGCTGTGCTCGATAAGGCGGGCAAGGTCATCGCGCGCGACCTGAACCCCAATGCCATGTACGGCGACAACCTCTCTGACAAGCAGGTCGTGCAAGAAGCGCTCGCGGGGCGTCCGGCGCTCGACGTTTGGAACTTCGCCCGGAGCATGACAAGGGTCTCCGTGGCCCCCATCAAAAGTGGCTCGGAGGTGGTGGGTGCGTTGCTCCTCGGTTACGTCATGAGCCATCAGGAGGTCCGGAACCTCAGCGACCTCGTCGGCGCTCCCCTTGCGGTGTTTCACGAGGGCAAGGTCCAGACCTCGAGCTTCGTCACGTCCGAAGGCAAAGAGGACGGCAACAAAACCCAAGCGGTGTCGTCTGTCCTTTTCGGGGCCGACAAACCGGCCGATATGGCGCTGGCCAAAGGACAAGCCACCGAAGCGATTGACGTTGCGATAGACGGCACGGCTTACGAGCTCGTCGCGGCTCCGATCGTTGGCAACATGCAGGACAAAACGGCGGGTGTGGCCGTGTTGGTCCCAAGGGCCCAGGGCGCGAACCTGGCCTCGATGGCGGGTGGTCAGATCTGGCTTCTGGGTCTCATCGGCGTGCTCGCGGTGGTCTTCGCCGCCGCGATGACGGCACGCCGTTTCGTGCGTCCCCTGGACAACATCGAAATGGGCGTGGCCGAGGTCATCAACGGCAACATCGACTACACCTTCAA
Proteins encoded in this window:
- a CDS encoding KamA family radical SAM protein, translated to MAPMALAAPTGTGQKPAAGPEAVQHRELLDGEFWRRIPAYADVGRQEFYDHQWQAKHSITSVGKLLSAVQALVPPAFIADAEEGFRRAPMSVRVSPYLLSLIDWSDPVADPLRTQFIPLASSRLPDHPKVDLDSLHERKDAPVLGLTHRYPDRALFLPLDMCPVYCRFCTRSYAVGRDTEEVTKFQLRANPERWGQAFAYIASRPEVEDVVISGGDSYQLRPDQLEHIGNSLLAIPHVRRMRFATKGPAVMPQKILTDEDWTDALTRVVERGRRQHKDVVLHTHFNHPNEITELTRAAMNRLFERGIYVRNQTVLQRRVNDTPQIMTLLVKRLSYVNVHPYYAYQHDMVRGVEDLRTPLWVTLDLEKRVRGATTGFNTPIFVVDAPGGGGKRDAHSFEHYDRTTGISVFTSPAVKPDETFYYFDPLDTLPEEGQRRWADPLQHQAMIEEAAAAASR
- a CDS encoding PilZ domain-containing protein: MTSTDTQASDRRRDTRAPVDLFMNRFLGGHPYLCVARDVSMTGMRLQTLLGPHIDTQYIGLQFQLPGSEDVLTASGEVIREGEGEVAVRFTHVPSSSQERLASFLASN
- a CDS encoding arginase family protein, with the protein product MEPLRWMLRPAGGGIYTVSTGRARQAELQQRLYGVATPGEVEAAWINDLSTLSSARGAVLGIPSDVGAGLVRGAAYGPEELRRAWLALDARGPRGVPGLRDVGDVRVVPQLLHDEMLAPVQVQATRHALYPRDEVPAATASQLPVSPLSIAERVIDELLTCNPRLKLLVLGGDHSVAWPVVAALSRHVKEPWGIVHFDAHTDLLPSRLGIRHCFATWAFHALALLGDPARMLQIGIRASGRERGHWESQLGVRQLWAEEVRARPIPDTVSQVVDHLARTGIEKVYISNDIDGTDALVAPATGTPEPAGLAPELVEAVIAAIGARFDILGADLVEVAPPVGDPDGAARTCALGARYLVASAAAML
- a CDS encoding metallopeptidase family protein, whose product is MIHDEASDGTGGPMDERLGQAWALLEAGDAEGARALVKTFVAEEGSEADVLLLLAACAREEGNDDEALEVLGRASARDPEWATPHLWMAELLLLQGRGVEALKHARKAVDLAEDEDEFLSAVVFRASLELESDNPAAAKAALDELPPPEVLAGTPEVAIDAAELHLSLGQPARARALVQSLIDANEDEETLADAWHTMGLVEEASGDETAKRRAWVRTHELDERLSAENETFAADAEEVQAIAASAFEELPAKARKLLQNVPILIDDRPGRDEVAEGLDPRLLGLFRGLPMPEEETMGPGPGLRQIVLYRHNLQRVAPDDMSLAEEIRVTLLHETGHFFGLDEDELEALGLD
- a CDS encoding citrate synthase, with product MRVSQKAQLVLDGKTVDLPVVVGSEQEHGLDIRKLRAETGFITLDPGFVNTGSTTSAITYIDGDTGILRYRGIPLEELAAKSTFVEVSYLLIYGKLPTKTELENFRALIKRHSMLHEDMKHFFDGYPSTAHPMAILSAMVCSLSAYYPDSQDVQNQDANDIHIARLLSKVRTIVAYSYKKSIGQPFMHPKTSHSYVANFLQMMFAVPTEPYEVDEEVVRMLDVLLMLHADHEQNCSTSTVRMVGSSHASVYAAISAGICALWGPLHGGANQEVLEMLEAIEKDGGDHKKFIELAKNKDSGFRLMGFGHRVYKNYDPRARIIREQAEKVLARLGKSDPLLDIARRLEEDTLKDSYFVDRKLFPNVDFYSGIIYRALGIPTNMFTVMFALGRMPGWLAHWREMLADPQTRIGRPRQIYTGNTLTHYVPVEQRS